A genomic region of Methanothermobacter thermautotrophicus str. Delta H contains the following coding sequences:
- a CDS encoding pseudomurein-binding repeat-containing protein produces MRYVCMLLACILLINTAGYAVAADNTASVAGCMVEEQCSEYNQCELMNESETGSVDTGKQSSPGDPGKNESPSTPEADETVTESGGLLEVNGTSGSPGSVAVNPENSTGTVRAAGDSAGITSVTIRESAAELVKYIETYGKLPATVSVGGQKLGTAQFLDLMLKDLLKLAGSTVSLTLRTVGNAPNPSGSATGQLSKSAYLKLASSVLKFINSNRRAPNYVSSNIGKISSDNLVYAVARILKFQKDNSRLPNYVTIKKISASTAPTASLRNTSVTIRESAAELVKYIETYGKLPATVSVGGQKLGTAQFLDLMLKDLLKLAGSTVSLTLRTVGNAPNPSGSATGQLSKSAYLKLASSVLKFINSNRRAPNYVSSTIGKISSDNLVYAVARILKFQKDNSRLPNYVTIKKISASTAPTASLRNRAENDPFTGESTSQYLAATANCQVNDPAIKSLAANLTAGLTGAWDKATAIFNWVRDRISYSFYYNTRYGATGTLKYRTGNCVDHSHLLVALFRTAGLAARYVHGTCTFTSGNTYGHVWAQVLVGDTWYAADATSSKNSLGAVNSWNTATAKIKGIYASLPF; encoded by the coding sequence ATGAGATATGTGTGCATGCTACTTGCATGCATACTACTCATTAATACAGCAGGTTATGCAGTGGCAGCTGATAACACAGCATCCGTGGCTGGATGCATGGTGGAGGAACAGTGTTCAGAGTACAATCAATGTGAACTCATGAATGAAAGTGAAACAGGATCTGTAGATACAGGGAAACAGAGCAGCCCCGGTGATCCCGGGAAGAATGAATCCCCCTCTACCCCAGAGGCAGATGAAACGGTCACAGAATCGGGAGGTCTGCTGGAGGTTAATGGCACCAGCGGTTCACCCGGTTCAGTGGCTGTGAACCCGGAGAACTCCACCGGCACAGTGAGGGCTGCAGGTGACAGTGCAGGCATAACGTCTGTGACCATCAGGGAATCTGCAGCAGAACTTGTAAAATACATTGAAACCTACGGTAAACTGCCGGCGACGGTTTCAGTGGGTGGTCAGAAGCTGGGTACCGCCCAGTTCCTTGACCTCATGCTGAAGGACCTTCTGAAACTTGCAGGGTCCACAGTCTCACTGACGCTGCGCACAGTTGGCAACGCACCGAACCCTTCAGGTTCAGCCACAGGACAGCTCTCAAAGTCAGCTTATCTCAAACTGGCATCCAGTGTACTTAAATTCATAAACAGCAACAGAAGAGCACCCAATTACGTGAGTTCGAACATAGGGAAGATATCCAGTGACAACCTTGTCTACGCGGTTGCAAGGATCCTCAAATTCCAGAAGGACAACAGCAGACTACCAAACTACGTCACCATCAAAAAGATCAGTGCATCAACAGCACCCACAGCATCACTCAGGAACACGTCTGTGACCATCAGGGAATCTGCAGCAGAACTTGTAAAATACATTGAAACCTACGGTAAACTGCCGGCGACGGTTTCAGTGGGTGGTCAGAAGCTGGGTACCGCCCAGTTCCTTGACCTCATGCTGAAGGACCTTCTGAAACTTGCAGGGTCCACAGTCTCACTGACGCTGCGCACAGTTGGCAACGCACCGAACCCTTCAGGTTCAGCCACAGGACAGCTCTCAAAGTCAGCTTATCTCAAACTGGCATCCAGTGTACTTAAATTCATAAACAGCAACAGAAGAGCACCCAATTACGTGAGTTCGACCATAGGGAAGATATCCAGTGACAACCTTGTCTACGCGGTTGCAAGGATCCTCAAATTCCAGAAGGACAACAGCAGACTACCAAACTACGTCACCATCAAAAAGATCAGTGCATCAACAGCACCCACAGCATCACTCAGGAACAGAGCCGAGAACGATCCCTTCACCGGTGAGAGCACCTCCCAGTACCTTGCTGCAACAGCAAACTGTCAGGTTAATGATCCGGCAATTAAATCACTGGCAGCAAACCTGACTGCAGGATTAACCGGTGCATGGGATAAGGCGACAGCGATATTCAACTGGGTGCGTGACAGGATAAGCTACAGTTTCTACTACAACACAAGGTACGGTGCCACGGGTACACTCAAATACAGGACAGGTAACTGTGTGGATCACTCGCACCTCCTGGTGGCCCTCTTCAGGACCGCTGGTCTTGCCGCCAGGTACGTGCATGGAACCTGCACCTTCACATCAGGTAACACCTACGGCCATGTGTGGGCACAGGTGCTTGTGGGTGACACATGGTACGCTGCAGATGCCACGAGCTCAAAAAATAGCCTCGGTGCTGTGAACAGCTGGAACACTGCAACAGCAAAGATCAAGGGAATATACGCCAGCCTTCCCTTTTAA